DNA from Equus asinus isolate D_3611 breed Donkey chromosome 22, EquAss-T2T_v2, whole genome shotgun sequence:
aacaaaacagataGTGCCCATTCATCTAAGAAAGGGACCTCTCTTCACAGTATTGTAAAAGGAATGGTggggcaaaaggaaagaaatgtgatgGGAGATCAACTTGCTTTTGACATACCCTGGGAAATGGGTACCAAAGCCATCACTTGGGCAAAACCTATCACAGTTAAAGCTGTGACTCCCCAGCTTCCTTCAAAAATGACAACACATGTACTAGCAGCTTTCTACTGAAGAGCTAGATGGATTGAAAAATATGTTTACGGAAAGGGGCCAGATACCCAGGCAGCAGGGCAACGTGGGTACTGAACAAGAGTTAAGTGCTTTCACAACCTCTCTGCTCTACAAATTAGGTTAAAAACCCTAAACCCTTCAACTTTAGGTCAAATAATGGGGCAAATACCAAGTAAAGCCGTGCTTCAAACACAGCATCTAGATGAAGCTGCACGAAAATAAATGCTTCTCTAGAATATAACTTGGAAAACACAGCCCCTTGAACCTCCTTCATCCAAGAGATCCACTGATCAAAGACTTGCACTAttcaacaaacaaaagaataGTGGAGGCGCCACCAACACAACCCTCTTATCATAGGAAGAGACACGTAAACACATGAGAGGGTGATGGAGGTGCACCCAGCAGTGGATGTTCACTGAATAGGATAAGCCTGAAGGAAGAGATGTagcagagacccaggaaaacagGTCGTTCTTCATAcctatccctatcaaaattctgaATTTGTAAACACTGAAGTCACTCTTGTCCACTCTTAGAGTCTTGggttaatggaaaaagaaatttcaaggtTTTTATCTCCCCCTGAAATTGCTAAATAGGGCTTCACAAAGAGGAACACAAGGGTCATGAGATGATTTTGAAATACGTCTAAGAatttaaaagctggaaaaaaattttagagGTCATTTCCTTATCAAAGAGACCCTGGCCTTTTGAGGCCTGCACAGTCAGCCACAAGTATGATAAGACCCACTATTCCTCTGCCTAGACAGTGAACAGGAGATAAGAGATACTTTCTTGGCTGCACAGCACATAACAACATAGGGGAGTGACATAAACCAGCTTGAATGCAATGGAGAAGCCATGAAAAAGACTGTCCAGTAATTGTGGttctggggagggaagggaaggaatgtGTGGTTCCCTCACAGATTGGTGCCCTCAaggtcatttttattcttcaagtCTGTCCTTAATGTCCTGTCAATGCTATTCAGAACTGGACCCAGTTGGATGGCTGTGGTGCCTGGTTTGGAACAGAGCTGCAAGACAGGAGAATAGAGAGAAAGTCAACGGCATATTAGGATAGCTACTCCATTTTTAATAGtttccaagaaatcactgcccaGAATTTCTGAAACTACACATCACAGCAATTCTACTTAGCAAAGCCTGAAAGAGCTCACTCAAACTCCATCCTACAGCTTTCTTATCCCACCATCACCAGAACTCCTATACTTCCTTACCTAGAATTCCTGCCAAAGACTCTATGTGACCTGCAAATGCCCTGTTTTCCCAGATCAAAGATTTCATTTGACTGTACATACCATCCATACAGGCAgaccttggagatattgcagcttcagttccagaccaccgcaataaaccaaatatcacaataaagcaagtcacgggaattttttcatttcccaaataaaatataaaagtttacactatactgtagtctattaagtatgcaatagcattatgtctaaaaaaacaatgtaaatatcttaatttaaaaatactttactgttaaaaaatgctaaccatcatctgaaccttcagcaagtcataatctttttgatggtgggggtcttgtaaaaaatgtaatatctgcaatgcacaataaaatgaggtgtgCCTGTACCCTGATTGAGAGTATGCTGGTTTCACTATGCTCATACCTAGATGCAGTGCTAAAGTCTCCCCACAAGTCACTGCTTGCAGAAACTGGAGCTGGTGCTGGTGTCGTGACAAGAGCAGGAGAATCCAAATCTAAAAGGATATCTGAATATAaggtatgaaaagaaaaaagaaaaggggaaacataataaaaaacttagaaatgaaaacttatgttcacaacAAAAatctatacacaaatgttcacagcagctttatttgtaatagccaaaaactggaaacaacctcgAAGTCTTTCCATGGATGATGGTTAAACACACTGTGATCCATACTATGGactactactcaacaataaatagaaacaaactattgatataAACAACAATTTAAATGAATCTCAAGGGAGTTATGCTGAGttaaaaaagccaatcccaaaaggtttaTACTATACGCTATTTATACAATATTcctaaaatgacaaaataatagagatggagaacaaattagtgatTGCCAAGGGTTAGGGACCCAGAAGGATGGACAATTGGGCAGAAGGGAAAGAGGCTAGGAGGGAGGGAGCTGTAATTATAAAACAGTAGCACGAAAGATCCCTGTAGTGATGGAACTGTATCCTGACCATGGTGGCAGATCTAGGAAGCTACACGTGATAGAAGTGCATTGaactaaatacacatatacacagaaaTGAGAATAAGTAAACCGGTAAGACTGGTAGATGGTATCAATGTCCAattcctggttgtgatatttgACTATAGTTTTGAAAATGTTACCATTGAGGGAAACTGGATAAAGGGAACACAGAatttctttgcattattttttacaactgcttgtgaatctacaattatctcaaaataaaaaataaatctaaatactATCTCCAGTGTCTTCTGGCAACACTTACCAAAAGAAGTAGGCTTTAATCACTTTTACCTCAAAAATTCCAGAAAGTTTACTCTTAGCAATCAATTATACGAATTATCTATATCATCCAATACATTAAGTTAAAACTCCCAGATTGTAATATTTAGTTCTCTGATCTTAAGAAAATTTCTTTCCAAGTTCTAATGTTCTCATTCTTTAAATGGAAATaactattatttattctttttcccaCCATAGtaaggaagaacaaaaatatatGGACAAATGAGATGCTGTCTCATTTTCTCCCAATTGCCCTTGTGAAGAAATCGAAAGGATTACGAAATAACATTTACTGAACGGCTACTATTTTCCAAGTACTGTCCTTCGGGGCATGGCATAATTGAACCTTCACAACCCTGCGGTAGTTTtacatctccattttgcagataagtaGACTGAGACTCAAAGAACTTAAGTAACGTTACTAAGCACATTCACATGTGATGTAGCAGAGCCATGACTGAAATCTTGGTCCATCTAACTCTCAGGAATACTTGCATCTAACCAAGATACAACGAAGGAAACAGTCTTTCTTAATATCCACCCATTTTCTGCCAAAGAACCTACCAGATACCAAGACTCTTGGTTCACTAGAAAAGCTCTGATCCTTGCTAGAGGCTGCCAGAATCACCTTGTCAGTACCAAGTGCCATTTAATAGCAAAAACATCAACAGTCTCCTTGGCAAATAAGtgttaaaatctaaaatatgatTTCTCAAAGTTAAAAGTACTAGAGAGATTTACCTGCATCACTACCTCCATGGTTAGATTTTGGAATGGGTGGTGGAGTGACATGATTGCTGATGGCAACTGAGGAGGACGGTGGGGGAATAGTGACTTTGCCTCCAGGTGGAGGTGGGAGTAAGCTtaggcccccagcccctgcagtCTTGGGCTTAGAAGCACCTCCCTTCTTGGTTGTAATGttctacaaagaaaaaagagagggagagggagagaaaaagagaagtcatGGCATATGGAAATACAGTGGGGGTGGAGGACCGGGTGGGGGAAGAAAACCATACTCACCCCAATACTCAACGTGATAGTCTGTCCCTCCTTGAAGCCCAGATCCAACTTAGGACGAGTATCCATTTCCTGACATTCTTTGGAAATCTCAGATTCCTGCTTTACCCACCTTCAGTAAAAGAGTAACTTATCTTAATTTGAGATTCCTTGAAAGCACAGTCTGACACACATATTTGAGTATAGCTAATTTATGTGAAACAGAACTCCACAAAGCAGAGTGGGGGAACGTGAagagtgagaaaagaaaggaagaaaagtcaagaaaaagggTAAGTGGGGTTCAATACCACTGAGGAACCACACAAAATGCATATTAAAGTTGTCCCTCCAAAGGAGGGCATTTAGCCACCAACTTCCATCCCCCATGCTTGAGGGCTGCCCCGAGGCCGTGTTAATTCTTCAGTCCTTTAAGGCTGCACCCCTGTGCTGAGTGGTCTTCCAAAATTTTACAGTCCTGAGGCAAAAAAGTAGAAGTATGTCTGTCCTTGAGGTAGGAAGTTGACAGTGTGCATGGTGCTGTCCACCAAAGCTGCATCAGAATCAGGTGGGCTGAAGAAAAGTTGCAGTAAGCACAAAACATGTCAGCTACGTGAAGTAATAAAATTGGCATATAACTCCCCACACACTTCACATACCATCCTGCTGTGATTGGATGCCTCTCTCAGCCACCTAAAAGTAAGGGCAAATTCCCCAGAGGCGTAAACAAGAGCATCATCTCAAACCACTGCACAAGGGATCTAAAACATATGCCGGGCTATAAGGAAAGGATAGAATAGACAGAAAGATAACGTAAGGAAACAGAGTGACTGGGAAGACTTCTATTCACAATGAACTAGTTTACCAAATAAAGAAAGCAGGAGGTAAAAGAGAGAGTGTCCACTCAATTTTGAGAAGTAGCATTCTCAAAACCATTTAACCTGGTAACCAAGAACAAGCTTCACTCACTTGAAGTGATCTTGCAAGGAGACGTTAAAATCAAAGGCATCACCCCGATCTGTGAAGCCAATGCCAATGAAAGCACTACGCCCTGTGAAAAAGATAGGAAGGAATACTCAGAATAAGAAGTGTCCCTTAGGAAAAATCCTACCCAATGAAAATATAACAGTTACCCTAACTAGATAAAATCTGTGAATGTGAACCATTTTCTCAAAGACTAGGGGTCCGCAAACTACATACAGCTGGCCCAAACATGGGCCAAATACTGCCATAGcttgtgtttgtaaataaaattttactagaACACAGCCACGCCaatttgtttacatattatctatggctgcatTCACACTACAATAGCAGAACTGAGTAGATGCAATAGAAACCACCTGACCcgcaaacctaaaatatttactatctgtgtctttacagaaaaagtttgccgacCTCTGGTATAGACTATGgaggaaaaatagagaaggattacCCTAGACATAGATGATTTAAGACAGCCCCACCATAAAACCACCATAAAGAATGAATAGGCAATATGTGTTCATTCTTTTGTTACATatgcattttgatttatttatgtcTACCCATTAATTACCATGTCTTGAACTCGTGTCAGTATCTATTACAAATAACATTTAATCCTTCTCCTTTAGCAACTATATTAACTTTGGtgaaaggggaggaaaaatttAGTAAACTAAAGTAAGATACATGCAATTGGGTCACACTTTCATTGAAGTACATTACCTATTTTCCTAATCTCATCCCATTCAAAATTCCAGATGTCTTACCAGTACCATCCTGGATCCGGATTACAAAGTAGCGGCTGGAATCTGTCACTGTCTCCACAGCAATACCAGGATATTGTTCTACTGGTGCCTGAGCAAAGAGCTCCcctgacaggaaaaaaaagactctgaGCAAAGGAAGCAAAAACCTAAAACTCCAATTAACAAGTATTTCCATTCCAGTCACTTTAAGTACTTGAAGGTGTTTTTAAAAGCACACTGAACCAATATCCCGAATATGTTAGAAGGTCACCAGCAAAGATTACCTGAAACTTTATCCTCGAGTTTGATATAAGCAATCTTCCCTTTAGAAGTGATTCGGAGACGACCAGTCCAATCAGGCTGATCTAACTTCCAGTCAGATGCCCTAGGATAGGAAAATGGGAAGCCTCAGGCCTAGGGTCCACATCTTTAATATACTAAGAAGCTACACAGAATCATTTGCCATATTTCTATTTCCCTGTCCTGGATTGCTTATTCTTTCTACCTATTAAACAACCAACAAGGATAACTCATGCTCCCTTCAATACAGACGCCTCATGTTATATACAGTCCAAAGCAAATAGAAGACCATGTTACTACCTGAGGATTTTGGATTCCAATAAACATCAATAAAAACATGTATAAGTAcaaataaaagcaattaaaaaaaaactgtcatgATGATATTATTTCCATACTgtagataatattttatataatagtgTTTTACTGATCAGATAACAATAAAGTCTACTAAATGAAATATACTGGGTAATAGAAGCCTTCCCAAATCCCTAAACATATTACTATCTTTCATTGAATTCAACCAATATTATAGAGTGTGTATGAAGTcacaggcactattctaggtgcttGGTATACAATAGCCAACAATCAAGATTCCTGCCTTCATGAGGCTTACCTTCTAAACAGTAGacaaaaaaaaacataataaataagtaaaataattccTATCTCAGAAGGTGATTAAGtgctaaagtaaaaagaaaatgcagagacAGAAAAGGGAGACTGGGAAGGTAGCGGGACAGTGAACAGGTTGCAGCATTCAAGAGAGTAGTCACTTTATTAAGGTGAAATAAGAGCAAAAATGTCAAGGAAGCAAGAGTTACCTATGCAGAGATCTGGGGGAAAAGCGTTCCAAATCAATGACCATGCAGCGCAAAGGGGCTAAGGTAGGCAAATGCCTGGCATGTTGGCCCTCAAGCAGGGAAGCCACTGTGATTAGGATAAAGTaagagaggaggtgggagagagaacagaaggCTGGATCACATAGGACCTCATAGGCCATGCTaagaactttggcttttactttgaGTGAGAAAGAAGGCATTACAGGTTTTCAGCAGAGATGTGACATggtctcctttttattttaaaaaaggattacTTTGTCTGCTGTGTGTAGAAGAGATGTAGGGATATGAGTGCTGAAGCAGAGGGATTAGTTAGGAGACTACAGCAGTAATCTAGGAGAGTCATGATGACAACTAGGAAGAGAGTAGCAGAAGTGTCTCGATTCCGGATACACTCAAATTTAAAGCAGCAGGATTTTCTAATGGACTGGATGTGAGGtagacaaaaaagagagaagacaaggaTGACTACAACGTTTTTAGTCTGAGCAAAGGAGTCGCCAATAATTGAGATGAGGAAAGCTATAAGGAGAGAATGTCTGGGAAGAAAGGtcaggagttcagttttggatatGCTGAGTTTGCGAAGTCTAGCAGACTTTCAAGAGAAGATAAAGAGTACGTAGTTGAATATAGGAGTCTAGAGTTCAGGAAACAAATGTGGGCTAGAAATACAAAAGTGCATGGAAGCATTATAAAACACTGAATGTTTATAATCTGTGTTATAAATGAATTTGAATGACATCTAAGACATTATTCAAATATGACCAATTTTACAAAACATCACATTTGTGATCTTGTTTTGCCAGGAGTGTGGAAAAGGGAATGCAAAGTAAAAGTCATTAATAGCTCATCCTTTAGGAACCTGAAGACTAATATTCGCAGGTTAGAAAGGAAACAATCAGGTTTATCTGAACAAGAATGAATTTAACAAGGGGGTAAGCAAAAGGTGGAAAGGAAGagagtgaaaattaaaatcagcACAGATTTTGAAGAGGATTTGTTAAGATAAATCCTTGTCAtgccttctctcttgctgccctgcCCTGAGGGACTCAAGTACCTGAATCTGATCCAGATTAGAGCACTCTAGAGGTCCTCTGcccattaaatttttttaaatgactcacTACTTATTCTACCATACTATCAAGAGGTAGACACTGTGTAAATGgttattgaaaatattaagaatGAGCCTACAATGTGTGTTTCTTTGGACAGCTTCCTTGTCGTCTTATCGTGTGTGTCTAGTGACCAATATTTAACAAAttc
Protein-coding regions in this window:
- the NECAP1 gene encoding adaptin ear-binding coat-associated protein 1 gives rise to the protein MAAELEYESVLCVKPDVSVYRIPPRASNRGYRASDWKLDQPDWTGRLRITSKGKIAYIKLEDKVSGELFAQAPVEQYPGIAVETVTDSSRYFVIRIQDGTGRSAFIGIGFTDRGDAFDFNVSLQDHFKWVKQESEISKECQEMDTRPKLDLGFKEGQTITLSIGNITTKKGGASKPKTAGAGGLSLLPPPPGGKVTIPPPSSSVAISNHVTPPPIPKSNHGGSDADILLDLDSPALVTTPAPAPVSASSDLWGDFSTASSSVPNQAPQPSNWVQF